DNA sequence from the Paenibacillus azoreducens genome:
GTCCGCGGCTTCCGCACAGCAAAAGCGTCAGCACAGGAATTTCTTTAGGCTGGGTTGTCAGTTCCTCTTCCTGACTGTAGAACACGTTCCCCATCTCGAACAAGGCAAGATCGGTTTGCTTGCGGTTGGCATTATAAGCTGCGACATCAAGCAGCTGAGGGATAATGCTTGTGCGCAGCACGCTCCGCTCCTCGCTCATCGGCATCGCAAGCTTGATTGCGCGCGCACCTTCGGTTAATGCCGGGAATAGAGCGGTCTCGTCGGGATGCGTAAAGGAGTAGCTGATGACATCCTGCCATCCGCCATGCGTAAACAATCTTCGAATATCGCGGCGCAAAGCCTGCGGCTTCGTGTATGCTCCCGGCGTGGTCGGTCCTTCGATCGCGGTTGTCGGGATATTGTCGTAGCCGTACAGACGGGCGATTTCTTCAATAAGATCCACGTCTCTGGAAATATCGCCGCGGCGCGAAGGCACCTTCACTTCGAGAATCCCCTGCGCGGTATCGGCGCAGCTGAAATGCAGGCGGCTGAAGATGGTTTTCACTTCAAGCATCGACAACTCCGTACCGAGAAATCGGTTCAGTTTGTCGAACGAAAGCACGATAACTTTGTCTTCTGTCGCAGCCGAACCGGCTTCCACGATTCCTTTGTGGACCGCTCCGCCTGCATAGCGGCATATGAGAGCTGTCGCGCGGTTCAGCGCCGGAATAACGGCATTTGGATCCACTTCCTTCTCGAAGCGCAAACTTGCCTCGGAGCGAAGTCCCAGTTGTCTCGAAGTTTTGCGGATGGTGCCGCCGTCAAACTTGGCGGATTCCAGCAAAATATTCACCGTATTATCGGTTACTTCGGAGTTAAGTCCACCCATCACGCCAGCGAGTCCAACCGGCTGCACGCCATCGGTAATCAGCAGCATATGCGGCTCCAGCTTGCGTTCTTGGCCGTCCAGCGTAACCAAAGTTTCGCCTTCCTTGGCAAGGCGGACGTCAATGGCTCCACCTGTCAGTTGATCCGCATCGAAAGCGTGCAAAGGCTGGCCGTACTCCAGCATGACATAGTTGGTAATGTCAACGATGTTGTTGATCGGGCGCACGCCGGCAGCCATCAGGCGGTTCTGCATCCACTGCGGCGAAGGACCGATTTTCACATCCGTAATATATCTGGCAGCATAATGGCTGCAATGCTCCGGAGAGCTGATTTTCACGGAAATATGGCTGTCTGCCGCATCCGCGATTTCTACCAGTTCCTTTTCGGGATTCGGCAGTTTAACATCGCGGCCGAGGATGGCCCCGACTTCATAAGCCGCGCCAATCATGCTCAGGCAGTCGGAACGGTTCGGCGTCAAATCAAACTCCAGCACCTGGTCATCAAGGCCCAACACCTGACCGATCGGCGTGCCGATATGCAAGGATTCCGGCAGCACCAGGATACCTTCCTGCTGTTCTTTCGGCAGCAGCTTATCGTTCAAGCCCAGCTCTTTGGCGGAACAGATCATCCCTTGGGAAAGGGCGCCGCGGAGTTTGGCTTTCTTGATTTCCAGTCCTCCCGGAAGCTTAGCGCCAACGAGCGCCACCGGCACTTTCTGGCCGGCATCGACGTTTTTGGCGCCGCACACGATCTGCAGTTCTTCCTCCTGCCCGGCATCGACGATGCAAATATTCAGTTTATCCGCATCCGGATGTTTTTCTTTGCTTTTCACATAGCCGACGACAACTTTTGTGACCCCTTTGTTGCGGTTTTCAATC
Encoded proteins:
- the pheT gene encoding phenylalanine--tRNA ligase subunit beta, whose protein sequence is MKVSTEWLADYVSLENVAAEELAEKITRAGIEIDEIENRNKGVTKVVVGYVKSKEKHPDADKLNICIVDAGQEEELQIVCGAKNVDAGQKVPVALVGAKLPGGLEIKKAKLRGALSQGMICSAKELGLNDKLLPKEQQEGILVLPESLHIGTPIGQVLGLDDQVLEFDLTPNRSDCLSMIGAAYEVGAILGRDVKLPNPEKELVEIADAADSHISVKISSPEHCSHYAARYITDVKIGPSPQWMQNRLMAAGVRPINNIVDITNYVMLEYGQPLHAFDADQLTGGAIDVRLAKEGETLVTLDGQERKLEPHMLLITDGVQPVGLAGVMGGLNSEVTDNTVNILLESAKFDGGTIRKTSRQLGLRSEASLRFEKEVDPNAVIPALNRATALICRYAGGAVHKGIVEAGSAATEDKVIVLSFDKLNRFLGTELSMLEVKTIFSRLHFSCADTAQGILEVKVPSRRGDISRDVDLIEEIARLYGYDNIPTTAIEGPTTPGAYTKPQALRRDIRRLFTHGGWQDVISYSFTHPDETALFPALTEGARAIKLAMPMSEERSVLRTSIIPQLLDVAAYNANRKQTDLALFEMGNVFYSQEEELTTQPKEIPVLTLLLCGSRGPKQWNQTPEAVDFFDLKGALETLFEYLGLQDSISYVANQPQGYHPGRSASVYLTVEGGAQLLLGTMGQVHPELQQERDLGDVYTAEILLQPLYEHANEEIKYRELPRFPASERDIAVVVDDSVEAGAMLAAIREAAGELLQSVQVFDVFTGSKLGEGKKSVAISIVYRHNERTLTDEEVSSAHAAVVDRLEQTFHAELRK